The following proteins are encoded in a genomic region of Mycolicibacterium rutilum:
- a CDS encoding response regulator transcription factor, producing MRRADGKPIHVLVVDDEPVLAELVSMALRYEGWEIATAGDGASAIASARETPPDVVVLDVMLPDMSGLDVLRRLREQIPGLPLLLLTAKDSVEDRIAGLTAGGDDYVTKPFSIEEVVLRLRALLRRTGVASESGGTKIVVGDLVLDEDSHEVTRGGDLITLTATEFELLRFMMRNSKRVLSKAQILDRVWSYDFGGRSNIVELYVSYLRKKIDSGREPMIHTLRGAGYVLKPAR from the coding sequence ATGCGCCGCGCCGACGGCAAGCCGATCCACGTGCTCGTCGTCGACGACGAACCCGTGCTCGCCGAATTGGTGTCGATGGCGCTGCGGTACGAGGGCTGGGAGATCGCCACCGCGGGCGACGGGGCGAGCGCGATCGCGTCGGCCAGGGAGACGCCGCCCGACGTCGTCGTGCTCGACGTGATGCTGCCCGACATGAGCGGGCTCGATGTGCTGCGCCGGCTGCGCGAACAGATCCCCGGACTGCCCCTGCTGCTGCTGACGGCCAAGGACTCGGTGGAGGACCGGATCGCCGGGTTGACCGCAGGCGGCGACGACTACGTCACCAAACCGTTCAGCATCGAAGAGGTGGTGCTGCGCCTGCGGGCGCTGTTGCGGCGGACCGGGGTGGCCAGCGAATCGGGCGGCACCAAGATCGTCGTCGGTGATCTGGTGCTCGACGAGGACAGCCACGAGGTGACCCGTGGGGGAGACCTGATCACGTTGACCGCCACCGAGTTCGAGTTGCTGCGGTTCATGATGCGCAACTCCAAGCGGGTGCTGAGCAAGGCGCAGATCCTCGACCGGGTGTGGAGTTACGACTTCGGCGGCCGTTCCAACATCGTCGAGCTGTACGTGTCGTATCTGCGCAAGAAGATTGACAGCGGCCGCGAGCCGATGATCCACACGTTGCGCGGCGCCGGATATGTCCTCAAACCCGCGCGCTGA